In the genome of bacterium, the window GATCTAGGGCCAGCTGGAGTTGTGCCGATGGTTGGTGCTTTTGCCGCAGGCGATAATCAAAATTATTTTGCAACATATCAACCTGGCACTGCCGGTGCAAACAGCAAATTTACTCTTAAATTGCCAGCTGGTGATACGGTATTTGAATACGGAAATGCCGCAAATATTTTAGTGCGACCAGATGGCACTGTTGTTAATCCGAGTGATATTATCGTTGAGGTTGGTGAGTGTAAAAATCTAGTTTCAATCTCAAAATTACATAACGTGCTCTACAAACCATCAAATCTGCACGGTGGACGTGGACCGACATTAATCATTAATAACAAGTCTGAAAAAACAGGACTGCGCACAGTAGAAATTCGTGATGTTAAATGCCGTAAAATTTCTGCCTTTGGCTTATATCGTGATGACAAACCTTGGGGCGCCCGTCACTATCAGCGCACTGGTAAGGGTGGAAAACACACAGCTAACCAGCTCCTTGCTCTTGCAAAGAAAGCTGGCAGCACTAAAATCCTCATTCGCGGTAAGGGCAAGTGGATTGTCGTGGACAATCCACTTAATCGTCAGGGTAAAGTTAAGAAATCAAAGTAGCGAAGCTTGCCTGAGTTCGACTGGCTATAGATCCAAACTTACTCAGAGTTTCTCAAAATGGAATTTCATCATCATCAAATGAAATTGAGTCGAGCGGAGCAGGATTTCTAGCTGCCTCAGCAGTTACAGCCCCCTCGGTGGCAGCTCCCGCAGCTTGACCTTTGCCGCCCATGAAGGTGACGTTAGCAGCCACGACTTCTGTGGTGTAGCGATCTTTACCTTCTTTATCTTGCCACTTTCTGGTTTGGAGCTTTCCTTCAACAAGAATTTTACTGCCTTTGGAAAGATACTGCGCGCACTTCTCTGCAACTTTTCCCCAAGCAACAATTGAGTGCCATTCAGTTTGTTCTGTCCACTCGCCGGTTGATGCGTTTTTGCGTCGCTCGCTTGTGGCGATACGCATGGAACAAACAGCGTTTTGGTTTTGGGTGTAACGCATTTCTGGGTCTTGGCCGAGATTGCCGATCAGAAAAACACGATTCAGCGAGGACATAATATAAACTCCTTAGTCGAAATAATGATTAGTCTTTAAATACATCGAATCAGATAAATTACAAATAGCACCGTGCAGCAAGATTACTCTTCCCAGCATCAGCACAGTATTTGCTCTATTATTTTCGGCCAAAATGACTGCATTGTTGCGTGATTGGCTAACAAATGTTTGTTTGCCTAAATGATTGTTAGACTTAATGATATCACACCGGAAGGCTTAGATATTTCTTTTACTCTTGATCCAGAAAAGCTCAACCAACGTGTAAATATCGATGAAACTAGCGCAAAACCTGGGACTGTAACGCAGGCGATTAATTTCCCTACCGAGCGTGAGAATTTAGCAAAAGTTTCAATGCATCTTGATTTAATCGGCAGAGATGTCTTGATTAAGGGTCGAACAGTGGCGCCTTACCAGAGCTTTTGCTCGAAGTGTCTTGAGCCAACAAAAAATTCAATTACTTCAGACTTCTATCTAACACTCAAACAACACAAGGGTAATGCGCGAGAGGATG includes:
- a CDS encoding single-stranded DNA-binding protein: MSSLNRVFLIGNLGQDPEMRYTQNQNAVCSMRIATSERRKNASTGEWTEQTEWHSIVAWGKVAEKCAQYLSKGSKILVEGKLQTRKWQDKEGKDRYTTEVVAANVTFMGGKGQAAGAATEGAVTAEAARNPAPLDSISFDDDEIPF
- a CDS encoding DUF177 domain-containing protein, giving the protein MIVRLNDITPEGLDISFTLDPEKLNQRVNIDETSAKPGTVTQAINFPTERENLAKVSMHLDLIGRDVLIKGRTVAPYQSFCSKCLEPTKNSITSDFYLTLKQHKGNAREDEFDDLDLVFFSGDEINTEEIAEEYLILNLPVVILCSPNCQGLCANCGANLNLSPCNCPKSQGTLGELMRLKGLKI